The Episyrphus balteatus chromosome 3, idEpiBalt1.1, whole genome shotgun sequence genome segment AAACAAGAATTGGGCTGACCTAAGATTTTGTGACCATTGTCCCTATGTAACGGGCTGGCAGATGAGGAATACTTAAGGACTTTCcacaaaaaatctatttttactgggatatttttgctttaaaacttattttctgatgttttttcttgaattttttgatttgtatttttataattttgactttgacatgaGACacgatagaattttttaaatgttaaatgttcGCTGTTTACTTTAtagactttgaaatttttcgtttcgcttcagctgcgtactaggctttaaactgatataaatttagattttattGGACGATATTcatttatatttgtttgttttaattttttgttaatcgaATATAATGCACTGTTTTGTCTagttttccgttttttttttaatttttagtttaagctacaaacttaataaaaatataatttatttaaaagcattatttttttttgtaatatttgtgTTATTTTTGTGTAGACAATTATTACTATGCGctttaatttataaaactttttctttattcatCATGTTCCAACTCACAAGTACGAGGTTTCGTgactattttatttcaattgatttatgatttcttgttttatttcatttttttatttttaacttaaaattaaatccaataaattttaatttatttatttttttatttataattgtataaaacaaaaactcattGTTTTTGTTACCTGTCTGGCGTGTCTTCTttgtttgcaaaattaaaacaaaatcatatcaATTTAATTACTATATAATTTGGTGTTGTTTTCCGTTTAGAATTCAGgaatattatattttgtatctaatttatttattattattttttattcataataaaaaaagagataaaaattGCGCTCTAcggaaagaaagaaaattatttaaaaaaaaaactgtataatCTACAATAACATTCTACTGGTGGTGGCGTGGGCGGCAGATCGGCAGCCATGGGGGAAAAATCGTCACTAATTGCATTATGATTGAAAGAGGGGAAATATATTAACGCCACCATTGTTGTTCATCCTTGTCATCATTCGAGTTCGGATTCTGACCGTTTTCTCGATCACTGGGTATACGTGGAGGAGGTTGTGAAAATTGTTGATCATTTGGTGGTCGATATTTGACTTCGTCATCTTCTGTCTTAATGCCTGGATAATTAAGAGGCTGAATGGAGTACGCTGGATAATCATCCACAGGTTCTTCTTTGATCTTAATCATATCGTCGCGGAAATCAGGTTTCCTTTCCTTGGTTTCACGATCACCACGATCACGATCACTTCGATCCCTGTCACGTCGATCACGTTTCTTTTCGGAGCGATCACGCTCACGATCACGTGATTTCGATCGCTTCTTCTTGCGCTCACGATCACGCTCACGATCACCACGATCACGTTCTTTTTCATTACCCATACTAGGACCTCCGGCGCCGGCACCGCGTCTCTCCGCACGATCATCATACTCTCGATCCCGACTACCACCGCGAATGCGCTTCCTGCGCTCCCTTGACCTACTACGATGCCTAGATCTTTCTCGCTCTCGTCTATCTCTTGATCTTGAGCGGCGTCTGCCATCGAATCGTGGCGGTGGTGGTCCACCCCCACCACCTCCCACAGGTCCACGATCCCCACCACGATCTTCTCTTTCCCTTTCCAGGCGATAGCGTTCACGTTCACGCTCATTGTCTTCTCGACCGGAATGCTTGATGTTTACGTCAGCTCCTCCGCGACGTGTTCCACCCAAACCACCACCCAAACGACGTGGCAACCAGCCCTTCACCGTTCTTGCTCTTTCCACATCAACCAATACTCGTTTGCCATCGATTTTTTTACCATCGGCATGTTTGTAGGCAGAGTGCATATCACGCTCGTGTTCGTACTCAATAAACGCATAGCCACGAGGTTTGCCCGTTTCCATGTCAGTGATCATAATGATCTTCTTGATCGGACCATACACCTCAAATTCACGACGTAATTTCGACTCGGATGTATCATAATTCACTCGAGCTACAAACAATGTCTTAAATGGATCTTCGGTGGCTTCGGCTATTTGCTGAGGATCCCATGTTGCGATTTCACGTTCAAGCTTGTAAGCAACCTGTTTGCAAGAGAaggaaaaattacgaaaaaaaaccgaaaaaaaaacaaaaaacaaacattaatggggaatacatttttgtaattaGTTTTGGGAGCTTTTGTCGAGATTTGGAGAGACCTTTTGGAGAAACTTACACTTATTTTTAATCAAGCAGTCATAGAAGCCAACTCTGATACCTACCTACTGGTTCTTCGTTTCAACAACAAAAGTTAATCTATTAATtcgatttcttaattttttatacaCACTTTCAGGAAAAAGTTCAGCAATACttaattacttttttgaaaCGGGAACTTTTAAATGGAGGTTCCATAAGAAAACACCAAGAAACCTTACCTTAAGATACTAACCCAATTTAACTTACAAATGACAGCTTATGAAACGCTTAATTTACCTTCACCTTACGACATTACCCAAGAGCAATGCTCCTTATTCTTGAACTTACAAATTTTGAGTTAACCTTTTGATAAACGGGACGGGCCTTCATCTTGATTATAAAATCGAAGAATCGTGAAATTTTGGTGTGGTTATGATTTAAAACTGTATTCCATGATCAACAACAGTCtttgatttgttgtttttttaatttcattaccattttttaccaacaGAAGAAGAACTTACATTTTTTCGACCCTGAGGGTCGTAAGTTTATTATCTTTATCACCTTTTACGTTCCAGGAGAGTTTTGGGATTTTTTTACCTACCAACATTTACCTACCGATTCCATTGTGAAATTTGTTCTTGCATTTCGCAAATGAAATTAGCAGCATTCGAACTACTTACTGACGCAAGGAGgatgtttatttgtttgtttgcttaTATTTTACCATATGAAAGCTGGATAGCTAGCAGCTACACAAAAACTTACACTGGGGAGACGgggttttcttttcttttttgtttgtttgatgaAAAACTTAACTTACACACTTGGGTCCTCTTTTGGAAGTGAACAAACAGAACTTACATAttggtccttttttttaaatgaataattaGGCCTTCATCAGgtgaaagagtttttttttataaaaaaaaacagctctatATGAGTTTTCTCCAGGTGTGAATGTCTTGAACAATTCAATCAAGTTGTGCGATGAAATAAATGGGATTACCagcccttgttttttttttatttcgtttgaaGAAATAGAAGAAGTCCTGGTACttacttttttaacaaaatgcaAAACAACTCTTTTTTCTTGGCCCTGATTTCTGAACGAAAAgaaacaagctttttttttggttttcgattttttttgaaaaaaagctttattaTTCTCATTTcttttggaaacaaaaattataacaaaaagacGAATTAAGTTCGCTTTAAAATCAAAGAGTGTATCCTGTGAAGGAACCAAAATTATttagacaacaacaaaaaaaatttgaatcacTTACTTACACAATTggaattgaaataaatgtttacCTGGCGGGTGTTCGAAAAGATTTAACACCCAAAATATACAAAccaattttttatattcttcaGAGGTGTGAATCCCAAGTTTTAAATTCAACAAGAACGTTGagataattttattgataaCAAACTTTTATCATTAGAATGTGTGTTAAAATAATACCTGATTTGTCATAAGGTCGAAGTTTTACTTGTTGTGATTCCTAATTTCAAGTAGTAATTTCAAATCAAGCTGCGAAAGCTAGTTTGCAGGAGAAGAActaaaaagttgattttatacaaaatcaataaatGGTTACTTAAGCCGAGGATAGGATTAATAAGAACTTGTTTAATCTGACCTAAAGCTTTGCCCTTAATTTAAACATAACAAAACGTTCGTTtactagataaaaaaaattatccaggcttacaatttaaaaaaaaatactatattttgTTATGAAACTCATTGCAGTTGTGAATAAGAAAAATTCCTGAAAGAtctttcttggaggtctggttgctgaattattttttttcttacattcgaaGCAGATATATTCGAATCGAAgtttcgaaacaagttttggtttacagatacgagttcacaatgagcaggcctatccattaatgaaaaaaaattacaaatcaatttttttaagatttttgagaaaaatcaaggttaaccccttgcctaaaaataatgcattttcaaaaaagttctgcaaatctatcgagtgatacatcgtctctttaaactctattcatagctaaaaaccaaacatttttttgagctCCGGTTGtgaaattatttgcaatcaaaatatatatttttttaacattcagaAGCAGCTACATTTTTTCGGATCAgtcgcgaaacaagttttggtttacagatatgacttcacaatgagcaggcattgcaaatcaaaaaaaatttttatggggTTTTggtgtatttatattttgatgaaTAGATCGATAAGGTTGATTTTTTGGCTAATCGAagacaaaaattgtcaaaatcagttttttgacagagctatagcctgttttcaccacaacccaaatgagataatttagcaaattatctcatttcgaatgccaaattgtatagaaaaaaaatagtttgaacaGACCTAATTTGGGAAATTATGTCCCTTTTGGTGTGAGTATTGACATCAAAAGTTTCGGTTTTaaccgaaaaaaatatattttcacaatgtttcaatatttttttcgaaaattgtgaACATATAATTCTTATACATAACAgctttaaatgaaataaaaaaaaaggtctcATATTAAGAATAATTTACTTCATGAactagaattttgaaatcctaAAATGGTCCTAAAATAttacaaatgttaaaaaataaattgtaaaaactTAACAACTTCTAAGGCAATATTTGAATGACTATCACTTTTGTCATTCTTTAATGAGGCCTATTAACGAAACCTTTCTGCACTTTATATTGAATATGAGTAaatatcaaatatttatttacatattatGAAATGATCAGCACTGCAAAATATTAACGATATAATTTAAGAGCTGAATAGCTTATTAGAGGCTCAATAACTTTGATTCGCCAAATTTTTTCTAGCGATTCGCGAGTCATAATATAGCCCTAAATCACAGAAGTGCAGCACGTCAATACtaattcttttaataaaaaggcTGTGCattaattatgaaagtattttttaattttttttttctctgtgggaaataaaaagggaaaaatgaaatacacttaagagcaaaaaaaacggaatcaaaaaagataatttttatttaaaacaaaaattgcaatggataaaataatgtttcttcaagttttatggtctcatttaaaagcttgaattttttacttttaattgttggtaaaaacttcaaaatgcatacgatagcatcatagctatctgtcaataaattgcacttcatttttttctaaatgttaaattttcttgatattctctgcttcaatttcagtttttttttcctaccgttactattgacgttatctgtcaataaattgcacttaattttttttaaatgttaaattttccagatactctctgtttcagtttcagtctttttttgcttacatgcttcatttatgttgattggattattataaagtgaacgggttttaaagttcctagtattgatttaaagcctttgtttcaagctttttaatggtgcaattaacattcatgtatgtcaattacatcctggccaattaacgttttaaaaaaacgcaaaagtttgattccatttttttgctcctaagtgtagtttGAGAAAAAAAGGGAATTCGGGGACTGAATACAGGGAATTCTTTCAAAAATGCCCCCGAGTACTGTACCAAATCCATTAATTTTCACTTATTGATATCAATCTGATTGAGTGTGTGAAGGACCTTATAAAGTGATTTCACACTAGTGTGGTACTTCCGGCTACACtcagttttatttctttaatagaaaaaaatgttttcaaaggACTCAGAAGTACCAAACAGTACTTGACagcagtgttgccagaatattttcgAGGCAAGGagtcgattttgaaaaatcttggagccaaaaatagccgctttcaaaaatggtcaaaaaaaacccaaacaaaAATGTGTGgcattttcaaataacttttgcttatcagactttaaattaattatagcCGGCTGTGGCAACACTGCTTGGCAGTAGATATTGGGGTGTAGAATTTCACAAAGTATAACCACATGTCAAAATAGTGctatttattacagtttaaaaacAGCTTTTTGAAACTTTATGAGTAAACGGGTCtaaatttattaaatctaaCGCGAatcattcaaaatttaatggattttttaTGCACCTAATAACTGCCTACTATACTTTTCATAGCCGCTAGGAATGAATTTTCCTGAAAAGAACAAACAAGGTCAACGTCTTTTACTACGAAACAGATCAGGTTTACAAAAGGAGGGAATTGGCAGAGTACCTAACATAACAAACATGATTTGTTCGTGTACCTACGTATTTGAATACATTGGTTGAATATGGGTCAATGACCTTAAAAATTCGATATAAATCTCAAAGAATATGTTGAATAACAttgaaaacaatgtaaaaattggcccaaattaaatgttaaaaaaaaaacaacaatttgattaaaaaaaatctaacctATACCCACACTTGTTTTCCTATGCAAgcactaaaatttaaattcttaaaaaaacccATTAAGTTCTCTCCctaaattatacatttttttttaaacatctcGCGAACTCCATTTTTTCAAGACCACATAACCATACCTGTTCGGCTTTTTCACGCCGGCGACGTTCCAAACGTTCTTGTCTAGTTTCGACACGTGTGTGAGGCGGCGTATCTTTGGGATCCTCGAAATCACTCAAGAACTTGCCCACGCCCAAATATCCTCGGGATTTCTTTTCATGCGGTAATTTATCTGAAGGTGGTAGATAGGGAATCGGATCTCGAGCTGCAAACAAGGCTAGGAGATTTGGCGGCAAGTACTGTGTCATAATTACTTGATAATTtgtctttctatttttttgtgtattttaccCCAACGTAGTTTacctgaaaaagaaaaatggcCAATTATGTagcaaattttttgtattggagaaaaaatcaattattttgtagaaaaaattatattttaccttAAAAATCCATAGaatgtttgtttagtttattaATAAGATGTTAAAaagcacttttattttattaaaactggaagaattgaaatattttcttttgcgaaaaataattttttcaactttgcaAAGCTAAAAATGTCGGCTTTTGACAGATGGcttgagtttttattttaacgaagaaaaaaaaatggcggagACTAATTACTCCGAAAAATTGTAATAGAGTCTCGTTAAAAAGTAATTAGGTCTGTTCAGATTCTTGAGAGAGTTTATAATTGAGGATTGGTAAAGTTGAAATGTGCTACCAGTGGTAAAatgacgaaattattaggtttttcaaaaaatttggcaaaattttcgaatatttgtattctatgttgtgttttggtttcactgatccttttatataactctcaaacccctaatactaccattttagatttcttcaataaattcgaattattcattttttcaactaaaaattattttaattaatttttcgcgtcggttttttttaaatttcataaatgcaattttgtagagcgttcaattttatacaagaaaatgattaaatctaccCTTTCTGATGacccattaaaaagataaaaaattctaaacacaaatacacaatctttcccatacaaatcgtatgggaaatagaaatttgcgatgcggctgtactaaatgttaacattaaagcctggtacgctgctcccgctaaattttagctcccatacaaattatcgaaaatttttagccgagataaaatggatcccatacaagttatcgataacttgtatgggaattttatctcagctaaaatttagcgcgagcagcgtaccaggcttaagggctgaaacttttacagtatttttttttttgtcatttccaacaatattttcaacaatgctttgaacaaaaaaaaaaatttttttttgaatcagtctattgTATGATATATGATATTGACAGTTCTGatgtataatttttgtttcatagaAATGTTGTATGAAGAACTGTCATACATCAGTGTATGAACGGAGAATCGACTGGAAGTATTCCAATGTTGTATGATactgggcacgttcaggaaatattagggactagatatttaggcaacgtcattctctgaacggaaatttgagtaaattgactaaattagtttggatgtgatgctattgtcaaatttcgaaattttatttacgAGTACgagagcagcgtaccaggctttaataaaaaacaatccttgcttttcatcaggatcacgattcGTACAaaatctcatgtagttgttgtaatacgtgttaattaatgatctatatgatCAAGTGTGGGATAGTAAACCGGCTCTTGTGAGGTTTTTGTGACGTTTGCCAGAATGGGGTGGTTAGCCCTGATTTGGGCTGTAGTAAAAATAGGCTATAAAAATGAGcccaaatgaaataatttcgcaaattaggtcagttcaaatttcaaataaaatatttttctatgcgatttgacattcgaaatgagataatttgcgataTCATCTCATTTGgactctagtgaaaacaggctattattCATCCAATCCCAAACTCAGCGCCACCTAGTGTTCggaactaaaaataaaactctttTTCCTTTTGATATTCATTGCATTTTATTATGTAGAAAAATCGTGGCAACAAAAACATATCaaattctaaatctacttagctaaatctcggatttagcgtaggtggaaacgtagtattagaATCGATCAAAAAAGAACTCGCCCCTTGTTACTTTCCAAGGAACACGGCTATTATCTTGTAGTAGAATAGTATTGAAAGTCTACCATCACGGCAGCACTTATTTTTGTTATCGTcagctgtcattttttttttggtacgcAATTCTTcgataacaaaaattaatcagaacacaaaagaaaaacaaatccaATAAAACTGCAGTTTTATGAAATTCCATTCAATCTAATCTcgaattaattatattttttcactttcagTTCTCATTTAATTGTTTCTCAGTAAAGTTCTGCGTTCTTCCAGTCCACTATCAACATGTCCACTTACCAAATGGGACCCCAAACCCATGCAGTGCCAATGAGCCTGTTCCGTGACAACCGCAACCGTGTCAAATCTGCCCTCTGCGATAATCAAAAATTAGAAAGTCGAACATTTATTCTGCTCGAAGGAGGCAAAGATGTCAGCTTTAATGACACCGATGTCGATTTCCACTTTCGCCAAgaatcattttttcaatatatgtTCGGTGTCAAGGAACCCGGATGTTATGGTGTGATAAATCTTGATAATGGTGAGTCAATTCTATTTGTACCACGTCTTCCTGAAGAGTATTCCGTTTGGATGGGTCATTTGCATACTTTGGAAGAATTCAAGTCAATGTACGAGACTGATAGAGTCATGTATTGTGATCAATTGGATGAATTCTTTAGCAAAGCCAATCCATCATTGATTCTCACTCTGAGTGGAGTTAATTCAGATAGTGGATTGTCGGCAAAACCAGCTTCATTCGAAGGAATTGAGAAATATGTCCAGAATTGTGATATTTTGCATCCAATTATTGCTGAATGTCGAGTTATCAAATCGCCGGAAGAGATCGAGGTGCTTCGGTATGTTGCCAAGGTCTCTTCTGATGCCCATAAGCAAGTCATGCTTAAGATTAAACCAGGAATGACTGAATACCAAGGAGAGAGTGAATTCCTTCATCATTCCTACTCGGTCGGTGGATGTCGACACACTTCCTACACTTGTATCTGTGGAACTGGACTGAATTCGTCTGTTCTGCATTATGGACATGCTGCAGCTCCAAATAATCGAGTGATTCGTGATGGAGATATGTGTCTGTTTGATATGGGTGCCAATTATTGTGGCTATGCAGCTGATATAACTTGCAGCTTCCCAGCTAATGGCAAGTTCACTGAAGATCAGAAAATGATTTACAATGCTGTCTTAGACGCACGCAATGCTGTAATGAATGAAGCCCGTGAAGGAGTTTCATGGGTTGATATGCACAAGCTTGCAATTCGTGTGTTGCTTCAACGACTTAAGGAAGGTGGTATTCTAAAAGGCGACATCGATGAGATGATAGCCTCTGGACTGGGGGCCATATTTCAACCGCACGGTTTGGGTCATTTGATTGGTTTGGATGTTCATGATGTTGGTGGATATTTGAAAGGTCAACCAGAACGTCCAACTGAACCGGGTGTCTCTCGACTACGATTCGCCAGGATTCTTAAAGCTAATATGTATGTAACCGTTGAACCTGGTTGTTATTTCATTGAATGTCTTATGGACAAAGCTTTGGCTGATCCGAATATGAATAAATTCTTGAATGTCGAGGTTTATGAACGTTTCCGGAATTTTGGTGGAGTTCGGATTGAGGATGATGTTTGGATTAAGGAAAATGGTTGCGAGAATTTTGCTATTGTTCCGAGAACTGTTGAAGAGATTGAAGAGTTTATGAGTGGTCGTTAAAGTATAAAGGAGGATGTATCGATGTTTCGATACTTTGTTaagaattaaatatattttgttatcATCTATGTTATCGTTATTTAATAACATTTATACCAtatgaatttatagaaaaataaagaagTAAATAAAAATTGGGATTTATGATTTATTTCGTTTGAATTCATTGGGGTGCATTCTTAGTAGTCCCGATCGATAATATAACTACATTATTTATTGCGAAGCTCAAAGTAGCTACTTTAGTCACAGAGATTTATATTATCTTGGATTGacaattttgaaacattttagtTTGTTGGACTTTATCTGATATTAAAATGATATCAATAATATAATCTTATCGATAAACCAAAATACAGCgattaaaacttatttatgaAGCCACAAAAAGGCACCAAATACACATTTATTATTGGGAAAACTATAAAGCACATATGAGTTGAATTCCCACGTAGATAAGGAAATTTTATACGACTAAAGTCTTttgttcttgattttaaattaatgtggCTAGCAACGATATAAAATTGTATCTAGCGCATTTAAGTTTCTAATTATTGTCCATATGCGCTCCACATGACCTAGCCATTTCAGTCGCTGCACCTTAAATCGTTTGGCTAGAGGTTGGTGTCTTTGTACAACCCGTACAATTCAATGTTGAATCTTCCTCCAATCATACGCGGCCTTGAAGTCAATGAATATCGATCCAAAGTTCCTGGGTTGAACTTTTCTGGTCTTAAGCCACACTGAtaagttttgttgttttcagaACCTCACTTAATACGGCAGAGAGGATATTATAGCCGATGTTAAACAGACTGATTCCTCTGTAGTTGACGCAGTTTTAAGGGATCGGACTTACAATGCTGAAGTTCCAATATTGGGGAATGCTTTCTTTTCCGACCATATATCCCACCTGGTCATAGCATCGGCTGCTTCTTTAAACAGTTCGGCAGTAAGGCCGTTAGCTCCAGCAgctttattggatttttttttaaattttatttattagtttaaaaaaaaactcttaacaaTAACAtgttaaacttaaataatacataaaatactatacagcattatttttcaaaagaggTTTTATGTTTGGATATGACTTTTCTTTCACTTCACCCAGGTAAACATATTAGTGACATATAGAATGGTACAAAACTTTTCTTTGGACAGAGATACTTGCGTCTGTTAAAGCCTAGTAGGTACACAGATTGAGATAATTTTAGccccatacaaatttctctaaaaaatttagctgatataaaatttattcaaaaat includes the following:
- the LOC129914610 gene encoding U1 small nuclear ribonucleoprotein 70 kDa yields the protein MTQYLPPNLLALFAARDPIPYLPPSDKLPHEKKSRGYLGVGKFLSDFEDPKDTPPHTRVETRQERLERRRREKAEQVAYKLEREIATWDPQQIAEATEDPFKTLFVARVNYDTSESKLRREFEVYGPIKKIIMITDMETGKPRGYAFIEYEHERDMHSAYKHADGKKIDGKRVLVDVERARTVKGWLPRRLGGGLGGTRRGGADVNIKHSGREDNERERERYRLEREREDRGGDRGPVGGGGGGPPPPRFDGRRRSRSRDRRERERSRHRSRSRERRKRIRGGSRDREYDDRAERRGAGAGGPSMGNEKERDRGDRERDRERKKKRSKSRDRERDRSEKKRDRRDRDRSDRDRGDRETKERKPDFRDDMIKIKEEPVDDYPAYSIQPLNYPGIKTEDDEVKYRPPNDQQFSQPPPRIPSDRENGQNPNSNDDKDEQQWWR
- the LOC129915831 gene encoding xaa-Pro dipeptidase; the encoded protein is MSTYQMGPQTHAVPMSLFRDNRNRVKSALCDNQKLESRTFILLEGGKDVSFNDTDVDFHFRQESFFQYMFGVKEPGCYGVINLDNGESILFVPRLPEEYSVWMGHLHTLEEFKSMYETDRVMYCDQLDEFFSKANPSLILTLSGVNSDSGLSAKPASFEGIEKYVQNCDILHPIIAECRVIKSPEEIEVLRYVAKVSSDAHKQVMLKIKPGMTEYQGESEFLHHSYSVGGCRHTSYTCICGTGLNSSVLHYGHAAAPNNRVIRDGDMCLFDMGANYCGYAADITCSFPANGKFTEDQKMIYNAVLDARNAVMNEAREGVSWVDMHKLAIRVLLQRLKEGGILKGDIDEMIASGLGAIFQPHGLGHLIGLDVHDVGGYLKGQPERPTEPGVSRLRFARILKANMYVTVEPGCYFIECLMDKALADPNMNKFLNVEVYERFRNFGGVRIEDDVWIKENGCENFAIVPRTVEEIEEFMSGR